One genomic segment of Stigmatopora argus isolate UIUO_Sarg chromosome 18, RoL_Sarg_1.0, whole genome shotgun sequence includes these proteins:
- the LOC144092537 gene encoding gap junction delta-3 protein-like isoform X2, with amino-acid sequence MGEWSFLEGLFNSLEAHSPMLGRFWLLLMLVFRILILGTVASDMFEDEQEEFACNTLQPGCKQHNKRSGASKTPLYSRENRQMRRLYVIHVAFRLVAEVGFLVGQWYLYGFKVEAQYPCGRFPCPYTVDCFTSRPAEKTVFLCFYFAVGVLSAVSSGVELLYSTGKWFCCSQKYVPDPSYKSGQLQEKSSVKTLSDGLPRKTRKGSSKGSFKSKNGSCGNSKILMI; translated from the exons ATGGGCGAATGGAGTTTTCTGGAGGGTCTCTTCAACAGCCTTGAGGCCCACTCGCCCATGCTGGGGCGCTTCTGGCTCTTGCTGATGCTGGTCTTCCGGATCCTGATCCTGGGAACGGTGGCCAGCGACATGTTTGAGGACGAACAGGAAGAGTTTGCGTGCAACACGCTCCAGCCGGGCTGCAAGCAG CACAACAAGAGAAGCGGCGCCTCCAAAACGCCGTTATACTCCAGGGAAAACAGGCAGATGAGGAGGCTCTACGTCATCCATGTTGCTTTCCGCTTGGTCGCCGAGGTGGGATTTCTCGTTGGCCAGTGGTACCTTTACGGCTTCAAGGTGGAGGCCCAGTATCCCTGCGGCCGTTTCCCCTGTCCCTACACCGTGGACTGCTTCACGTCACGCCCGGCCGAGAAAACCGTCTTCCTCTGCTTCTACTTTGCCGTCGGGGTACTGTCGGCCGTCTCCAGCGGCGTGGAGCTCCTCTACAGCACTGGAAAGTGGTTCTGTTGCAGTCAAAAGTACGTCCCCGACCCCAGTTACAAGTCAGGACAGCTTCAAGAGAAGTCTTCGGTGAAGACCCTCTCGGACGGATTGCCCAGGAAGACCAGGAAAGGGAGTAGCAAGGGGTCTTTCAAGTCCAAAAATGGAAGTTGTGGCAACAGCAAGATTTTAATGATCTAA
- the lrrc3ca gene encoding leucine-rich repeat-containing protein 3B, translated as MSAAGDKALTCMLLRGLALLTSWLQLSAGACSKHCYCSEGDGGGGVGVGGGSGGKTLRCSNQRLTEIPRDIPNDTRRVYLDFNLLTSVPADAFAGLPQLAELDLSHNDISQLQPGAFRGLSSSLRFLDLSANKLVHFDADSFEGLRARANLTDNPWHCDCELQMAMPRVDLEPVSLTGIVCQTSEPEETAVRGLAFLLEPDVDLCVVMKRTTDVAMLVVMFGWFTMVISYLVYYVRANQEDARRHLEYLKSLPSRQAKSEESSTISTVV; from the coding sequence ATGTCAGCGGCGGGCGACAAGGCGTTGACGTGTATGCTGCTTCGCGGCCTGGCGCTCCTGACCTCGTGGCTCCAGCTCTCGGCCGGCGCCTGCTCCAAACACTGCTACTGCTCCgagggcgacggcggcggcggcgtgggcgtgggcggcggcagcggcggcaaGACTCTGCGCTGCAGCAACCAGCGCCTGACCGAGATCCCGCGGGACATCCCCAACGACACCCGTAGGGTCTACCTGGACTTCAACCTCCTGACTTCGGTCCCGGCCGACGCCTTCGCCGGCCTGCCGCAGCTGGCCGAACTGGACCTGTCGCACAACGACATCAGCCAGCTTCAGCCGGGCGCCTTCCGAGGCTTGAGCTCCTCGCTGCGCTTCCTGGATCTCTCGGCCAACAAGCTGGTCCATTTCGACGCCGACTCCTTCGAGGGCTTGCGGGCCCGCGCCAACCTGACCGACAATCCCTGGCACTGCGACTGCGAGCTGCAGATGGCCATGCCCCGCGTGGACCTGGAGCCCGTGTCGCTGACCGGCATCGTTTGCCAGACTTCCGAACCCGAGGAGACCGCCGTCCGCGGACTGGCCTTCCTCCTGGAGCCCGACGTGGACTTGTGCGTGGTGATGAAGAGGACTACGGACGTGGCCATGCTGGTGGTCATGTTCGGCTGGTTCACCATGGTCATCTCGTACCTGGTCTACTACGTCAGGGCCAATCAGGAGGACGCCCGTAGACATTTGGAGTATCTCAAGTCGTTACCCAGCAGGCAAGCCAAGTCGGAGGAGTCTTCCACCATCAGCACTGTTGTTTAA
- the top2a gene encoding DNA topoisomerase 2-alpha, whose translation MAAPLTSHLFENKAMEKTKKDPKRLSVEKIYQKKTQLEHILLRPDSYIGSVETFTQQMWVYDEDVGLNCRDVTFVPGLYKIFDEILVNAADNKQRDPSMSCIKIGIDVENNTISVWNNGKGIPVVEHRVEKVFVPALIFGQLLTSSNYNDDQKKVTGGRNGYGAKLCNIFSTKFTVETACRESKKTFQQTWYDNMGRAGEPSIKPFDGDDYTCITFQPDLPKFKMSILDKDTVALMTRRAYDIAGCAKDVRVFFNNKRLPVKDFESYVKLYVEGKVTETGNKLTVLHEVVNERWEVCLTVSEKGFQQVSFVNSIATTKGGRHVDYVSDQVVGKLIDVVKKKNKAGVVVKPFQVKNHMWLFVNCLIENPTFDSQTKENMTLQHKNFGSNCSLSNKFIKQATTCGIVENIMNWVNYKAQLQLNKKCSAVKHTKVKGVPKLDDANDAGGKNSIGCTLILTEGDSAKTLAVSGLGVVGRDRYGVFPLRGKFLNVREATHKQIMENAEINNVIKILGLQYKKNYSDPDSLKTLRYGKLMIMTDQDQDGSHIKGLLINFLHHNWPSLLHHNFLEEFITPIIKVSHKKSQQSFYSIPEFDAWKERQSNFKSWKVKYYKGLGTSTSQEAKEYFLDMQRHRIPFKYSGPQDDEAITLAFSKKKVEERKEWLTNFMVNRRQRKELNLPEEYLYGQDTKHLSYNDFVNKELVLFSNSDNERSIPCLVDGLKPGQRKVLYCCFKRNDKREVKVAQLSGSVAEMSAYHHGEISLMMTIIGLAQNFVGSNNLNLLQPLGQFGTRLHGGKDSASPRYIFTMLSPLARLLFPPTDDNLLKNNYDDNQRVEPEWYIPIIPMVLVNGSEGIGTGWSSKIPNFSVREIVTNITRMLNGEEPLPMLPNYKGFKGTIDQLMDNKYVVFGEIAIIDSTTIEISELPAKTWTQTYKENILEPMLNATEKVPALITDYKEYHTDTTVRFVITMTEEKLRESEAVGLHKVFKLQHSLTCNSMVLFDHVGALKKYESVQDILKAFYELRLKYYNIRKDWLSGMLGAESTKLTNQARFILEKIQGTLVIENKPKKELICMLEDMGYDSDPVKAWKEAQDKNEEQVDDDDQGEASEEDTSGPDYNYLLNMPMWFLTKEKKEELIKQKEAKMTELNTLKRKSPSDLWKEDLAAFLDELERCEAKEKEDAGMPVTKTSKGKAAKIKMETLPTSQGRRVIPVITKAMINEANRKAELLRKERERGRKSKSEDETSMKIEFGEGGEDSDLIELVGSPKKTKKTTRDKGSKTGKQTTLQFKPVAKKTKKSPMSEDEGNTLSESEMEVEEFIAPREKIERKTKAAIKYSMSDSEDDFDDAPKQKDFSSDEDDKCFAPAAANDSESDSSFAPKKITTKAKPTAKKQIESKTKPVKKDPAPKTRTRTAAPKKAAVPKKATAAPKKTTEVKQPSIMDALAKTKPTSSTVSKEFPSFGFSDSDEEVQVKKPKAAPKRKNAISDDSDNDSGDLMSRLTSKYKTTEPKKKAMKWSDDDSFNISEIAAPTVAAEPSKISSRARKPVCYNIDSNSD comes from the exons ATGGCGGCACCACTGACg TCCCATTTGTTTGAAAACAAAGCCATGGAGAAGACCAAGAAGGACCCCAAGCGTTTGTCTGTGGAGAAAATCTATCAAAAAAAGACTCAGTTGGAGCACATTTTGCTCCGTCCTGATTCTTACATTGGCTCAGTCGAGACATTCACCCAG CAAATGTGGGTATACGATGAAGACGTTGGACTCAACTGCAGGGACGTGACATTTGTGCCGGGTCTGTACAAGATATTTGATGAGATCCTTG TAAATGCAGCGGACAATAAGCAAAGAGATCCAAGCATGTCCTGCATTAAAATCGGCATCGATGT TGAAAACAACACCATAAGTGTGTGGAATAACGGTAAGGGTATTCCTGTGGTGGAGCACCGGGTGGAGAAAGTGTTTGTTCCCGCTCTCATCTTTGGACAGCTTCTCACCTCCAGTAACTACAATGACGACCAGAAAAAAGTCACCG GTGGACGTAACGGATATGGTGCCAAGCTCTGCAACATTTTCAGCACCAAATTCACAGTGGAGACCGCCTGCAGAGAATCAAAAAAGACCTTTCAACAg ACGTGGTACGACAACATGGGCCGTGCAGGGGAGCCTAGCATCAAACCCTTCGACGGAGACGATTACACTTGCATCACCTTCCAGCCAGACCTGCCCAAGTTTAAAATGAGCATCCTGGATAAAGACACGGTAGCCCTGATGACCAGGAGGGCCTACGACATTGCCGGGTGTGCCAAAGATGTCCGAGTTTTCTTCAACAACAAAAGGCTGCCT GTGAAAGACTTTGAAAGCTACGTGAAATTGTACGTGGAGGGCAAAGTGACCGAGACGGGCAACAAGCTGACGGTGCTTCACGAGGTCGTCAACGAACGCTGGGAGGTCTGCCTCACCGTCAGCGAGAAGGGATTCCAGCAAGTCAGCTTTGTCAACAGCATCGCCACAACCAAG GGCGGGAGGCACGTGGACTACGTGTCCGATCAGGTGGTCGGCAAGCTGATTGACGTcgtgaagaagaagaacaaagcCGGCGTTGTGGTCAAGCCTTTCCAG GTGAAAAACCACATGTGGCTGTTTGTCAACTGCCTGATCGAGAACCCCACGTTCGACTCGCAAACCAAAGAGAACATGACTCTGCAGCATAAGAACTTTGGCTCCAACTGCTCGCTCAGCAATAAGTTCATCAAGCAG GCCACCACATGTGGAATTGTGGAAAACATCATGAACTGGGTGAATTACAAAGCACAGCTGCAGCTCAACAAAAAGTGTTCGGCCGTCAAGCACACCAAAGTCAAAGGGGTGCCCAAGCTGGACGATGCCAACGATGCag GCGGCAAGAACTCCATCGGCTGCACGCTCATCCTGACCGAGGGAGACTCGGCCAAGACCCTGGCTGTGTCCGGCCTGGGTGTGGTCGGCAGGGACCGCTACGGCGTCTTCCCCTTGAGGGGAAAATTCCTCAACGTGCGAGAGGCGACTCACAAGCAG ATTATGGAGAATGCAGAGATCAACAATGTCATTAAGATCCTCGGTCTGCAGTACAAAAAGAACTACAGTGATCCAGATTCCCTCAAGACCCTGCGCTATGGAAAACTGATGATCATGACAGATCAG GATCAAGATGGCTCCCACATTAAAGGTTTGCTCATCAACTTCCTCCACCACAACTGGCCTTCGCTGCTCCACCACAACTTCCTGGAAGAGTTCATCACTCCCATCATAAAA GTTTCCCACAAGAAATCCCAACAGTCATTCTACAGTATCCCCGAATTTGACGCATGGAAGGAACGCCAGTCCAACTTCAAATCTTGGAAAGTCAAGTACTACAAAG GTTTGGGAACTAGCACGTCGCAGGAGGCCAAGGAGTATTTTTTGGATATGCAGAGACACCGTATTCCGTTCAAGTACTCGGGGCCTCAAGACGACGAAGCCATCACCCTC GCCTTTAGCAAGAAAAAAGTGGAAGAACGCAAAGAATGGCTCACCAATTTCATGGTCAACAGACGCCAGCGAAAGGAGCTCAACCTACCTGAG GAGTATCTGTATGGTCAGGACACCAAGCATCTCTCCTACAATGACTTTGTCAACAAGGAGTTGGTCCTTTTCTCAAACTCGGACAACGAACGGTCCATTCCCTGCCTGGTGGACG GTCTGAAACCAGGCCAGAGGAAGGTGTTGTACTGTTGCTTTAAGAGAAATGACAAGCGGGAGGTCAAGGTGGCCCAGTTGTCTGGTTCTGTAGCCGAGATGTCAGCGTATCATCATGGAGAG ATTTCTCTGATGATGACCATCATCGGGTTAGCCCAGAACTTTGTGGGAAGCAACAATTTGAACTTGCTGCAGCCCCTCGGTCAGTTCGGAACTAGGTTACACGGCGGCAAGGATTCTGCCAGCCCCCGTTACATTTTCACCATGCTGAG CCCCCTGGCTCGCCTTCTCTTCCCGCCGACTGACGACAATCTACTGAAGAACAACTACGACGACAACCAGCGGGTGGAGCCCGAGTGGTACATTCCCATCATCCCCATGGTGCTGGTGAATGGCAGCGAGGGCATCGGCACCGGCTGGTCCAGTAAGATCCCCAACTTTAGCGTCCGGGAGATCGTCACCAACATCACACGCATGCTTAACGGGGAGGAGCCGCTGCCCATG CTCCCTAATTATAAAGGCTTCAAAGGAACAATTGACCAACTGATGGACAACAAGTACGTCGTCTTTGGAGAGATAGCCATTATTGACTCCACCACGATTGAGATCTCGGAGTTGCCTGCAAAAACCTGGACGCAG ACTTACAAGGAGAACATTCTGGAGCCGATGCTGAACGCCACCGAGAAGGTCCCCGCTCTGATCACAGACTACAAGGAGTACCACACCGACACCACGGTGCGATTTGTCATCACGATGACTGAGGAGAAGCTTCGTGAGTCGGAGGCAGTAGGACTCCACAAAGTCTTCAAGCTGCAGCATTCCCTGACCTGCAACTCTATG GTTCTGTTTGACCACGTGGGCGCCTTGAAGAAGTACGAGTCCGTGCAGGATATCCTGAAGGCCTTCTACGAGTTGCGGTTGAAGTACTACAACATAAGGAAGGACTGGCTGTCGGGGATGTTGGGGGCCGAGAGCACTAAGCTCACCAACCAGGCCCGCTTCATCCTGGAGAAAATCCAGGGCACCTTGGTCATCG AGAACAAACCAAAGAAGGAACTGATTTGCATGCTGGAGGACATGGGCTATGACTCCGACCCCGTCAAAGCCTGGAAAGAAGCTCAAGACAAG AATGAAGAGCAAGTAGATGATGATGATCAGGGGGAAGCATCAGAGGAGGACACCAGTGGTCCAGACTACAACTACCTGCTCAACATGCCCATGTGGTTCCTGACTAAGGAGAAGAAGGAGGAACTGATTAAACAGAAAGAGGCTAAG ATGACAGAGCTAAACACGCTGAAGAGGAAGAGTCCAAGTGACCTGTGGAAGGAAGACCTTGCTGCCTTTTTGGATGAACTTGAG CGCTGTGAAGCCAAAGAGAAGGAGGACGCCGGAATGCCTGTCACCAAGACTTCCAAAGGCAAAGCGGCCAAGATCAAAATGGAGACTCTGCCCACCTCGCAGGGCCGCCGCGTCATCCCGGTCATCACCAAGGCCATGATAAACGAAGCTAACAGGAAGGCCGAACTCCTCAGAAAAGAACGCGAGCGAGGCCGAAAATCCAAG AGTGAAGATGAAACAAGCATGAAGATAGAATTCGGGGAGGGCGGCGAGGACTCCGACCTGATCGAGCTTGTCGGCTCGCCTAAGAAGACCAAAAAAACCACACGGGATAAAG GGTCAAAAACAGGGAAGCAGACCACCCTCCAATTTAAGCCGGTTGCCAAAAAGACCAAGAAGAGTCCCATGTCTGAGGACGAAGGCAACACTCTGTCTGAAAGCGAAATGGAGGTGGAGGAGTTCATCGCTCCCAGAGAGAAGATCGAACGCAAAACTAAAG CTGCCATCAAGTACTCCATGTCTGATAGTGAAGATGATTTTGACGACGCTCCAAAACAGAAGGATTTTAGCTCCGACGAGGACGACAAATGCTTCGCCCCAGCTGCCGCAAATGACAGCGAGTCGGATTCTTCCTTCGCACCAAA GAAAATAACGACAAAGGCTAAACCAACAGCCAAGAAACAAATCGAAAGCAAAACCAAACCGGTTAAGAAGGACCCAGCGCCCAAAACCAGGACCAGAACGGCCGCACCCAAGAAAGCTGCTGTGCCCAAGAAAGCCACGGCTGCGCCCAAGAAAACCACAG AAGTGAAGCAACCGTCCATCATGGACGCTCTGGCCAAAACCAAACCTACATCGAGCACCGTCTCCAAGGAGTTTCCCTCCTTCGGCTTCAGCGACTCAGATGAGGAAGTCCAAGTAAAGAAGCCCAAGGCCGCCCCCAAACGGAAAAACGCCATAAGCGACGACTCTGACAATGATTCGGGCGACCTCATGTCTCGCCTGACGTCCAAATATAAAACAACGGAACCCAAG AAAAAAGCAATGAAGTGGAGCGACGACGATAGCTTCAACATTTCTGAGATCGCAGCACCAACAGTTGCCGCAGAACCGTCCAAGATCAGCAGCAGAGCCAGGAAGCCAGTTTGCTACAATATTGACTCCAATTCTGACTGA
- the LOC144092882 gene encoding uncharacterized protein LOC144092882: protein MARIAGAAPLPELCADMCALVEGVQFQKLVRTSDSLTKKILEAIPKAHKSSIHVEMLKLNSGEDAELNTMRSNINFPAIPDLNWERDPLESRLINAYEYLQQERALLNVASSRLGNATGVADLTNDVRDLAFKISKMLKKLQTDYVVHLDPTPVSLVLNGDYDVQVAVHLTLVQLQSLSQDIQRFLRNLDMEEDSYSRV from the exons ATGGCCAGAATTGCGGGCGCCGCGCCTCTCCCGGAGCTTTGCGCCGACATGTGCGCACTTGTTGAAGGGGTGCAATTCCAAAAATTGGTGCGCACGAGCGACAGTTTAACCAAGAAGATTTTAGAAGCCATTCCGAAAGCGCACAAGTCGAGCATCCACGTTGAG ATGCTGAAGCTGAATTCTGGCGAAGACGCCGAACTGAACACCATGAGGTCCAATATCAACTTCCCCGCCATTCCTGACCTCAATTGGGAAAGAGATCCCTTG GAGAGCCGTCTGATCAACGCCTACGAGTACCTTCAGCAGGAGCGCGCCTTGCTGAACGTCGCCTCGAGCCGGCTGGGGAACGCAACGGGGGTCGCCGACCTCACCAACGACGTGCGGGATCTCGCCTTTAAAATCAGCAAG ATGCTCAAAAAGCTCCAGACAGATTACGTGGTCCATCTGGACCCGACCCCGGTTAGTTTAGTCCTAAACGGCGACTATGACGTCCAGGTGGCCGTCCACCTGACGCTGGTTCAACTCCAATCCCTGAGCCAGGACATCCAACGCTTCCTCCGAAATCTGGACATGGAAGAGGACAGCTATTCGCGAGTGTAA
- the LOC144092537 gene encoding gap junction delta-3 protein-like isoform X1: MGEWSFLEGLFNSLEAHSPMLGRFWLLLMLVFRILILGTVASDMFEDEQEEFACNTLQPGCKQVCYDQAFPISQYRFWVFHIVLIATPSLLFLMYASHQHNKRSGASKTPLYSRENRQMRRLYVIHVAFRLVAEVGFLVGQWYLYGFKVEAQYPCGRFPCPYTVDCFTSRPAEKTVFLCFYFAVGVLSAVSSGVELLYSTGKWFCCSQKYVPDPSYKSGQLQEKSSVKTLSDGLPRKTRKGSSKGSFKSKNGSCGNSKILMI, from the coding sequence ATGGGCGAATGGAGTTTTCTGGAGGGTCTCTTCAACAGCCTTGAGGCCCACTCGCCCATGCTGGGGCGCTTCTGGCTCTTGCTGATGCTGGTCTTCCGGATCCTGATCCTGGGAACGGTGGCCAGCGACATGTTTGAGGACGAACAGGAAGAGTTTGCGTGCAACACGCTCCAGCCGGGCTGCAAGCAGGTTTGCTACGACCAGGCCTTCCCCATCTCCCAGTACCGCTTCTGGGTCTTCCACATCGTCCTCATAGCCACGCCATCGCTACTCTTTCTCATGTACGCCTCGCATCAGCACAACAAGAGAAGCGGCGCCTCCAAAACGCCGTTATACTCCAGGGAAAACAGGCAGATGAGGAGGCTCTACGTCATCCATGTTGCTTTCCGCTTGGTCGCCGAGGTGGGATTTCTCGTTGGCCAGTGGTACCTTTACGGCTTCAAGGTGGAGGCCCAGTATCCCTGCGGCCGTTTCCCCTGTCCCTACACCGTGGACTGCTTCACGTCACGCCCGGCCGAGAAAACCGTCTTCCTCTGCTTCTACTTTGCCGTCGGGGTACTGTCGGCCGTCTCCAGCGGCGTGGAGCTCCTCTACAGCACTGGAAAGTGGTTCTGTTGCAGTCAAAAGTACGTCCCCGACCCCAGTTACAAGTCAGGACAGCTTCAAGAGAAGTCTTCGGTGAAGACCCTCTCGGACGGATTGCCCAGGAAGACCAGGAAAGGGAGTAGCAAGGGGTCTTTCAAGTCCAAAAATGGAAGTTGTGGCAACAGCAAGATTTTAATGATCTAA